The Chitinophagaceae bacterium nucleotide sequence AGGATCCAACCAATCCACGTCCGTTTGCATTGCAGGCACAAAACCTTTTATACACCTGCACAATTCGGCGGAGGATGCACAACTGCAAAACCAGTGGCAGAGGAAGGTGTAAAACTGATGAATACGTTCCAGGCAAAATCACCATTGCATCCAAACTGGGGAAAGACACAGTTTGATATGGTGTTAGGACAGTGTAAGTAAGATAACTGAAACAAATACACGAAACCCGGCATTTAATCTGCCGGGTTTTAAAAATTACGGCATCTAAAAGTGTACAGTCTGTGAATAACCTTTCAGCATAACAAAACGAACTTCAGTATCATTCATACAAATTTGCAACTATGGATCAGGAACAATTTTCATCACCACAAGACAGCCTTCAGTTAATTGAAAGCATGATCAATAAAGCGCAAAACCGTTTCAATGAAAATGGCCATTTGTATTTATTGTGGGGTTGGGTAATTTTTGTCTGCAGTATCAGTCATTTTATTGTGGATTACTGGAACCTGTTCAGCAACCCGCAAATGGTATGGTTTCTTACATGGGGTGCATTAATTTATCAGACGATTTATATTGCCAGGAGAAAAAAGAAAGAACGTGTAAGAACATACACCGATGATATTGTTGGGTGGGTATGGGTTGTATTTGTTATACTGATGGCACTGGTTGGTTTTATTGCAGGGAAAGGAAATACATGGCAACTGATGTATCCGTTGTTCCTGGTATTATATGGTGTGCCCACATTCTTAACTGGTGTTATAATAAAGTTTCAACCTTTACAGGTTGGCGCAATCAGGTTGCTGGATACTGGCAGTTGCTTCAACCTTTGTGCCTGTTCAATTCCAGGTATTGTTCCTCACATTAGCTGTTTTATCGGCCTGGATTATTCCCGGATACCTGCTTCGTTCACGGTTTAAAAATCAAAACTGATATGGAAGAAAAAACAATTATCAGAAAGAGAAAGCCTGCTCATCATTCAGCAAATGATCAGCCGTGCAAAAAATGAATTTGTTGATACAGGAGTTGGTCCTATTCTCTGGGGAGCTGTGATTACCGTTTGCAGTTTGGTGCAGTTCCTGCAGATTCAGTTTGATTACAGACTTCCGGTTGATATCTGGCTGCTGGCATTACTGGCCATTGTGCCGCAGATCTATATTTCAATTAAAGAAGGACGTGAACGTAAAGTAAAAGGCTGGGATCAGGATGTAATGAGTTATGTATGGCTTTGCTTTGGTGTAGGAATTTTCCTCGTGAACTTCGTTAACAATGTGGCTGCACATCAGCTCAATCCAATCTTAAGTGAATACAGTAAGTTATCAGGGAAAACCGATGTGCCCAACTTCTGGACCTATGGTACAAGTTATTTACTGTTTGTGTATGGTTATCCAACGATTGTTACAGGTGCAACAAGGAAATTTAAGCTGATGACCTTTGGCGGAATCTTTTGCTGGGTGAGTGCCATCATCACTGCCTTTACTGTAGCGAAAATTGATTTCTTATTCATGGCTTTGTCTGCAACACTGGCATGGCTTGTTCCCGGAATTATATTAAGACGAAAGTATTTATTACAGAAGGAAAAGAATGTTTAAAGAATTAGATCCCATATTACATTCACAGCTCAGGTTGGCCGTTATGAGTTTACTTATTGGAGTAAAGGAAGCGGAGTTTACCTATATCAAAGAAAAAACCGGATCTACTGCCGGTAATCTCAGTGTGCAGATCACCAAACTCAAAGAAGCAGGTTATGTAGAAGTAACAAAACAGTTTAAGGAAAATTATCCTCTTACTATCTGTAAAATCACTGCGCATGGTATCACTGCTTTTGAAGCGTATGTGAAAGCTTTGCAAAGCTATCTGCCCAAATAAAGCCTTATCTCCGACGCTTTGGTCGGAGTCAGATATTTATCGTCTGACCTCCAACTCCTTCTCCAAAAGAGAAGGAACGGTACTCCACCGCTTCACTAAACTTTTTTCTGCAACATCATAGAAGGAATTTATATCATCACATATCATGCACTAAATATTGTTTAAACTTTTGTAAAAGTTAGGGCTGTGGGTTGATGGTCCCGCTTTCGGCGGGATCGGATGGGGGCTAAACCTTATCTTTACTGTGTTGTTATCAGAGCACCCAAGGTTATGGAATCAATTATCAAGGTTACCCATCTCTCAAAAGTTTTCAAGGAAATTACAGCAGTAAATGATCTGTCATTTACTGTAAAGAAAGGTGATGTATATGGCTTTCTCGGACAGAACGGAGCAGGAAAGTCTACCACCATTCGTATGCTGCTTACGCTCATTGAACCAACTGCTGGCGATATTGAAATCTTTGGATATAATCTCAAACAGCACCGCAAAGAAATTCTAAGCAATACAGGCGCAGTGATTGAACGCCCTGATTTATACAAATATCTTACTGCATACGAAACGCTTCATTTGTTTGCGCAGATGAGCGGAGTAAAGATTCCACGACAGCAATTAATGGAACAGCTGGAAATGGTTGGTCTTGCCAACAGGGCTCACAGTAAAGTGCGTACATTTTCACAGGGAATGAAACAGCGTTTGGGGCTTGCCGTTGCATTGGTGCATAACCCGCAACTGATTATGCTTGATGAACCAACCAATGGTTTGGATCCGCAGGGAATTGCTGATATCCGGAATTTAATTTTGATGCTGAGCCAGCAGATGAATAAAACAATTTTGGTTTCATCACATTTGTTAAGCGAAGTGGAACAGATTGCCAATCGCATGCTCATCATTGATAAAGGACAAAAATTAGTAGAAGGAACCGTGAATGAATTGTTTAACCCTGATGATACAGTTGTGTTTCTTGAAACTACTGACAATGCTGCCTGTGAAGCCATGCTTGCTGAAAGCAGTTATGCTCCGCAGGTAACAGGAGTTGATGCAGGTGGAATTAAAATTAAACTGAGAAAAGAAGAAGTGCCTGCTTTCACCAAAATGCTCATTGAACAAAATGTTCATGTGCTTGGGGTTACTTCCCGTCATTCACTGGAAGATTATTTTTTAAAGATCACAACTGCCAACCAACATGTGGAGCCTTTTAAAAATTGAATTGTTTAAAGTCTTTCGCCGCCCACGTACCTACATTGCGTTTATAGCAGTATGGGCAATTGTTTCATTAATACAGATTGCTATTTATGTTGATGGCGCCAAATACATCGATTTTGTATTGAAAGATGTAAAAGACAATTTTGATATAATCGGTAATCCGCTCAATGGCTATTTTGTCTGCTTTATTATTTTACAAACATTACTTATCCATGTTCCCTTGCTTGTTGCGTTGGTAAGCGCAGATATGATTGCCGGCGAAGCAAATATGGGAACGCTGCGCTTATTGATTACAAAACCCATCAGCCGCACAAAATTATTACTGAGTAAGTTTTTAGCATCATCTGTATATGCTGTCATCTTATTAATCTGGATTGCCATTCTTGGTCTGTTTCTTTCCATGCTCATATTTGGAACCGATGGGTTGTTGAATGCAAAAAGTTATGAGATTATTATCTTAAACGGCAATGACATTTTCTGGCGCTATATCCTGGCGTTTGCATTTGCTGCCATTGCATTAATAACAGTAGCTGCACTTGGTTTTTTCTTTTCCATTTTTGCAGAAAATTCACTGGGCCCGATTGTTGCAACTATGAGTGTGATCATTGTGTTTACTATTCTTACAACACTTGATATTCCTTTGTTTCAAAGCGTGAAGCATTTGTTCTTTACTTCACACATGATTGGATGGAAAGGGTTTTTTGAAATGAAACTGGATGCAGATGGTGTTTCTATTCCCGGAACCATCCGTAATTTACCGGCAGTGTTGCGGAGTGCAGGTGTTTTACTGCTGCATACGTTTTTGTTTGTGGGGGGAGCTATTTTTATTTTTAACCGGAAAGATGTGTTGAGCTAAAACTTATAGAATGAAACAATTAATCACTTTATTTCTTACTTCATACCTCTTACTTCATACCTCTTACTCTTCAGCGCAAACTGCAGCTGATTTGGTGAAAAAGTAAAAGCCAAGATGGACAGGGTGAACGATTATGTTGCTGCCGGAAAAATGAAAACAGATGTGGTGTTCATTAAAGCTCCTGTTGCCAATATCAAATCTTATTATAAAAAACCAAATCGTTTTAAAATAAAAAGGGATGGAGGAATTTCATTGTTACCAAAGGGTGGTGTAAGCGTAAATGTAAGTTCATTACTGCTTACCGATGATTACACAGCAATTGATGCAGGACAAACTACTCTCAACAAAATACCTGTAAGAATTATTAAACTGCTTCCGTTGAATGATAACAGTGATGTGGTATTAACGACAATGTATATTGATGAAGCCAACCTGCTCATCCGTAAATCAAGCACAACCACAAAAGATAACGGAACCTTTGATATGGAAATGCAGTTCGGAAAATATGCCGAATGGGGACTGCCCGATAAAGTGATCTTCTCCTTTAATACAAAAGACTATAAACTGCCCAAAGGAATTACACTGGAGTATGATGATGGCAGTAAGAAACAGGAACTGCCCAAGAATAAAAAAGGGAAAGTGGAAATCAGCTATAGTTCCTATATCATCAACAAAGGAGTAACTGATGAAATGTTGAAATAAAACGAATGACTAATTACTCCCGGCTACCGGCTGTATTACTCCTTTCCTCTTCCAGTTTTTCATCAACCACTCTTGCAAACATCGAAGCACTGATTTTTTTCATCGGGTTACTTCTTGCTTCTGCATAACCATTTCTGCTGCGGAAAATATCAATGGCGGTAAACATCGATGCCAGTAAAGAACTTTCATCTGCTTTACCTTTTCCTGCAATATCAAAAGCAGTTCCATGATCGGGACTGGTGCGGATACCAGTTAATCCAGCCGTATAATTTACACCTTCACCAATGGCCAGTGATTTAAACGGAATCAAACCCTGATCGTGGTACATAGCCAGTACTGCATCAAATTTTTCAAACTGACCTCTTGCAAAAAATGCATCAGCACTGTAAGGTCCAAAGCAAAGGATGTCATTTTGCTTGGCATCTTTTATAGCGGGCTTAATAATTTCTTCTTCTTCTTTTCCAACCAATCCTTCATCACCTGCATGAGGATTTAAACCAAGCACAGCAATTTTTGGCTTATCAATTCCAAAATCTTTCTTCAGTGACTGGTTGATGATTTTGAGTTTACTGAGAATAGCTTCTCTTGAAAGATGACCTGCCACTTCAGCAACAGGAACATGTTCAGTTACCAGTGCCACACGTAAATTTTCTGCCACCATAAACATCACCACATCATTTGCTTCAAAAGCGGCTTTCAGGTAAGGAGTGTGTCCGGTATAGGGAAAGCTTTCTGAGTATACATTCTTTTTATGAAGCGGAGCTGTTACCAAAACATCAATCTGTTTTTCTTTCAGTGCATATACGGCAGCCGTTAATGATTTAATGGCATACTGTCCGCCGGCATCGGTTAACTGTCCGGGAGTTATGCTGATTTCTTCTTCCCAGCAGGTGTACATATTCACCATTTTTGGATTGAGGCGTTGGAAATCCTTTACAGCCTGGTAGTTGAAATTGCCATCATTAATGGACTTTTTATAGAAATTAATGAGTTTACTTGATCCAAAAACAACAGGAGTGCAGAGCTCCAGCAGGCGGTTGTCACTTAATGCTTTAATGATAATTTCAGGGCCGATACCATTAATATCGCCGCAGCTGAAGCCAATAACCGGTTTTTTTTCAGTATTTGTCATATTGTGTATCTATGCAGCAAATGTAACGGAATGATTTGTAAGGGATGCAGTTGCCCGGTAAAAATACCAGCCCCGGAATTATATGTTTCTACTGGTTTTGAATAGGGAAAAAAAGGGAGCCGATAAGTGTTTATTCATGACCCATTTTTAGGATTTGAAATCAGGGGAGAGTAATTTGCAGTAAATCTTAATCCCCATGAAAATTGTAATCATCGCTGTAGCTGCAGCATTAAGTGCAGGTATTACACAGGCAGATAATAATATTCCGGCAAGCAAATCAACTATCGTTGTCTCAGCAAAACCGGTTGTACAGGAATTTGGATATTTCCGTGTTCACCGTATGGGCAGGGATGCATCACTGAACTGGTCTGTTTCAGATGCTTCTACCGTTGCTTATTTTACCATTGAGCGTTCTTACGATGGTTCTTATTTTGAAACAATTGACCAGGTGGCATGCGACGGTGATGCTACACTTAAATATCGTGATGTAAACTGTTTCCCCGGCTATATTTATTACCGCATAAAAGCACATCAAACAGA carries:
- a CDS encoding transcriptional regulator, with translation MFKELDPILHSQLRLAVMSLLIGVKEAEFTYIKEKTGSTAGNLSVQITKLKEAGYVEVTKQFKENYPLTICKITAHGITAFEAYVKALQSYLPK
- a CDS encoding ABC transporter ATP-binding protein; the protein is MESIIKVTHLSKVFKEITAVNDLSFTVKKGDVYGFLGQNGAGKSTTIRMLLTLIEPTAGDIEIFGYNLKQHRKEILSNTGAVIERPDLYKYLTAYETLHLFAQMSGVKIPRQQLMEQLEMVGLANRAHSKVRTFSQGMKQRLGLAVALVHNPQLIMLDEPTNGLDPQGIADIRNLILMLSQQMNKTILVSSHLLSEVEQIANRMLIIDKGQKLVEGTVNELFNPDDTVVFLETTDNAACEAMLAESSYAPQVTGVDAGGIKIKLRKEEVPAFTKMLIEQNVHVLGVTSRHSLEDYFLKITTANQHVEPFKN
- a CDS encoding ABC transporter permease subunit, which encodes MWSLLKIELFKVFRRPRTYIAFIAVWAIVSLIQIAIYVDGAKYIDFVLKDVKDNFDIIGNPLNGYFVCFIILQTLLIHVPLLVALVSADMIAGEANMGTLRLLITKPISRTKLLLSKFLASSVYAVILLIWIAILGLFLSMLIFGTDGLLNAKSYEIIILNGNDIFWRYILAFAFAAIALITVAALGFFFSIFAENSLGPIVATMSVIIVFTILTTLDIPLFQSVKHLFFTSHMIGWKGFFEMKLDADGVSIPGTIRNLPAVLRSAGVLLLHTFLFVGGAIFIFNRKDVLS
- the pdxA gene encoding 4-hydroxythreonine-4-phosphate dehydrogenase PdxA, whose protein sequence is MTNTEKKPVIGFSCGDINGIGPEIIIKALSDNRLLELCTPVVFGSSKLINFYKKSINDGNFNYQAVKDFQRLNPKMVNMYTCWEEEISITPGQLTDAGGQYAIKSLTAAVYALKEKQIDVLVTAPLHKKNVYSESFPYTGHTPYLKAAFEANDVVMFMVAENLRVALVTEHVPVAEVAGHLSREAILSKLKIINQSLKKDFGIDKPKIAVLGLNPHAGDEGLVGKEEEEIIKPAIKDAKQNDILCFGPYSADAFFARGQFEKFDAVLAMYHDQGLIPFKSLAIGEGVNYTAGLTGIRTSPDHGTAFDIAGKGKADESSLLASMFTAIDIFRSRNGYAEARSNPMKKISASMFARVVDEKLEEERSNTAGSRE